GATTATTTCCTTTTTATTCACCTGGTTCATCCTCTCTGCCCTTTTCGGAGTTCTCTGGCTCTTTAACAGACGTCTCACTCAGCGTCCCGTAAAATTCCAAATTGTGCCAACAACCAGCGGCTGGATTGCAGCTGTTATCTTCGGAATGTATCTTTCCCATCCCTTTATCTTTGGACTTCCCTACTACTTCGGAGGTGGGTCGAACCTGTGGGGGGACATAGTAACTGGGTGGAGTATTTGGGCTCTGGTGATGGTTGTTCCCTTTTACATTGGAAACTACTTACTGATACCCATCCACCTTAAGAGCACAGCTTATCACAAGCCCCTCCCGGTGCTTAAGAAAAGAAAATTAGCATTCTGTTCCGGGCTTGTTTGGATTATTGTTCCCCTTCTGCTGATCTCAGGAGCACTGGACTCAGAGATTAAAAGCCTTCTCCTCATGTCCTTTGCCGGGGCTTTTGCGGTCTTTACACATCACATTCTCAAAACCCTAAAGCCAGAAGGCGTCCTTTTCATAAACCTATCAATTGTGGGTTTTCTTACACTCAAATACCACCCGGATTTCGTATTCGTGGTCCTCTTGGTTATTCTCCTCTTCGTCGTTTACCTACTCCAGAGGGGGTGCTTCATCAAGTTCAACGAAGAGAAAGAACGCCTGATTGGGGAAATCTACGAGAAGGTCAAGTTGATCCAAGGCACCGAGAATTCAAAGAATTGAGGTGGCCAGTATGAGAACACTCCCTGTATTGATCTCCCTGTTAATGCTCCTGATCTCCCTTCCGTTCGTTGCTCCAATTCATGTGGATTGCAACAACACTGCTCATTATAATGAGGTTAGCGGGGGCTGGGTAGTGGAGTGCCACCTGGGTAACACCTCAGAAAATCTTGAATACCTGGCAAAGATTGGAAAGAGAACAACGGTCCCGAGAACAGTCAGCGGCAGCTCTTTTGAAGTCTGGATTCGCCCCTCTGAATTAGTCAACTTCTCCTCTTTAATACTATCGGACGCTGTGTTATCTAACACCAAGGTGCCCGTAACTGTTCATATTTTTAGTTACGACCCGAATGGGAGCTTCGAAATAACAATGAAGCACTTTGATGTTCACCTGGGAACACCTCTAAAAGTGTATGTGTTGTCCTCGATTTGGGGTGTCATGGCCCTAATACTGTTCTTAGGGACGGGCTACGAGAAACACGAGAGCGGCAGTAGTTTAGTTTCCAGTATACTCGGCATCCATTTAATATTCAGGGGAACGGAGGTGACCACACTTTCATCCATTATCCTCATCCCTTTTATACGATATTCCCTGCTAATACAAGAAAAGAGTGAGATCTCGCTTCTCGTCCTATCCGGACTCTCAGCACTCCTGTTATTCGAGAGCGGTTATGCTTTTGGACTGTATAAATCAAAATACCCGAAGGTCTCCTTCTACACAGGGCTCGGCTGGATTGCTGGCATTCCTATAGTGTTCAACTTTTTCTGGGATGATTTTCTGATTCCGTTTTTTGCAACGTTGATCCTGGCGATTCCAGTGGCAGTGGTAATCTGGAAGTACACCGAATTGCCATACTCCAGCTGCCACAAAGCCCTCACTCTGTTCAGGACATATTCCATACCCCTGGGCGTGGGGGTTGCATTAGTACTTGCACTTCAGTACACGACCGAGGAAACCCTTCCGCTGTTTGCTGTGTTCCTTGTCTCCTTGCTTCTCTACGCTTATGCATCAAAGCTCGCCTTCAATCGATTGGAGTGGGCAAAAAGAAAGTTCGACGAGGATATCGAGGGAATTAGAAAGAGGATGATTATGGGGTAATCTTCATCGAAGCTCTGGGCACAACCCCGCGGCACATTGCAATCGCGTTATTCCCTGGACTGATGGGGATGACCTGAACCAAAAGAAGGAGAGTTTGAGATACTTGGCTTACTCATTTGTATCCTCTTTGGGACCAATTGTTTATGCAGTCATTATACACATGCCTTCAACAGTGGATGCCTGCCCCTTTCCCCCTTAAGGAGTGTAACGGCTGGAACTCTGATTATTTTGCGACTTTCATGATCCTCAGTACCCTCTAGAGGGTACTAAAGGAGAGGGGTTAAAAAGGCACTAAACCTTCAGCCACCTCTCCATCCATTCCGCTATCAGCTCCAAGCGCTTTATCCTGTGCTTCGGCTTTCCGCCCCTGCTGAGGTCGTGGTTCTCGCCGGGGAAGATGGCCAGCTCAACGGTCTTTCCGAGGTATTTGAGCGCCGTGTAGAACTGGAGAGCCTCGGGGAGCCAGCACCGGTAGTCCTCCATCGAGTGGATTATGAGGAGGGGAGTTTCCACGTTCGGTGCGTACTTCAGCGGGCTCTTCTCCCAGTAGCCTCCCGTATTGCTCCACGGGTCGTCGCCTATCTGGTCGGGAGCGAAGTAATAGCCTATGTCCGTTGTTCCGAAGAAGCTCACCCAGTTCGAGATGGAGCGCTGGGTTACCGCCGCTTTAAAGCGCTTCGTGTGCCCCACAATCCAGTTGGTCATGAAGCCGCCGTAGGAGCCGCCGGTGACGCCAATTCTCTCCTCATCGATGAAGTCGAAGCGCTTTATGGCTTCGTCAACGACCTCCATTAAGTCCTGATAATCCCTCTCCCCATAGTGCCCCCTTATATCGGCGAACTCCTCACCGTAGCCGTCGCTTCCCCTCGGATTTGAGAATATCACCACGAAGCCTTTCGCTGTTAAAACGTGGAACTCGTGCATGAAGGAGTAGCCGTAGGCTGTCTTCGGTCCTCCGTGAATCTCAAGCACGGCAGGATACTTTTTGCCCGGCTCAAAGTCAACGGGCTTCATAATCCACGCGTCAATTTCAACGCCGTCGCTGGCCTTGACCTTGAAGTGCTCCGGCTTCGAGAGTTTGTAGTCCTTAATCCATCCGTTGAAGTCCGTAACCTTCTTTTCCTTCCCGTCACGGAGAACGTAGAGCTCCGTTGGAGTGACCGCGTCCTGGGCGGTGACGGCTATGTAGTCCCCGATGGCAAAGCTCTCGACGCTTCTATTACCACTGATGACACGCTCGATTCTCCCCTCAAGGTTTACCCTGAAGAGGTTCGCCCTCGGGCCATCCGTTGCCACGTAATAAACCCAGCCGTCCCTGAAAACCAGCTCCGCCCTCTGGCTCCCCCTGACGTCGCAGTTGAGGGAGTTGTAGGCCGAGCGGTCGAGTTCCGAGGTGAGCTTCCTCATCTCGCCCGTCTCCGGGTTGTAGTGGTAGATGTGTGTGTTTGTTGGAATGCCCCTCTCGCGGGTGTTTGCCTTGAGGATGAACGTACCGTCGTCGAGGGGAATGAAGTCCTGAACGCTCCACTCTCCGGGAGTGAGCCTTTTCGCCTTCCTGCCCTCAAGGGCGTAGAGGTCGCTCACCATGGGCTTCCTCTCGCGGTCTTCCTGGGCAATGAAGTAGAGCCTGCCCTTGTGGAAGCGAACCTGCGAGACGTCGAGGTTCTTGGGGGTTAAGCGCCTTTTTCTGCCCGTCTCGATGTCCACCAGATAGACGACGCTCCTCTTTCCGTAGACCCAGCCGACACCGTTGAACCAGAAGGGAATCTCCTTGATGACGTGGACGTCGTCCTTCGGCTTCTTCTCGATGTCCACTGGCGTGACGACCGCTATGCCCTTCCCGTCCTCGGTGAATCGGAGGTTCTTAATCCCGTACTTGAACTTCGCCAAAAGCCTTGCCTCGCCGCCGTCGGTCGGGATTACGTACAGCTCGGCCTCGTCGCCTTTATCGCGCTTTGAGGTGAAAGCTATCAGCTTCCCGTCCGGTGAGAAGCGCGGATTCCCGTCCTTCTTTCCTGAGGTGAAGGGCCTGACCTTTCTGCCGTCGTAGAGGTAGAGCCTTGAGAAGTAGTCGTCCTTCTCAACGCTTATCTCCGTCACCTGAAAGACGAGCCTTCTTCCGAAGGCGTCGATGTTTCCCACGAGCTTGAACTTCCCGAGGTCTTTAATGCTCAATCCCTTAGGCATAAGAATCACCGAATAAACTGGATGTATTTCGTATAAAAGCTTAGCGTTTCGATGATTATCGAGAAGCTTTCAAACCCGCCTAACCTTTTTAAATCCCCCTTCTCCCTTTTATCCGGGAGGTGGCGGCCGTGACCGTCAAGGTCCGCTTTGATAAGGAAGTGAGAGACTACGCCAAAAGTGAGAAGATTAAGGATCAGGTTCTCAGGCTCACCGAGACGGCTTTAGCTCAGGCGCTTGAGAAGTTCCACAGGAGAATGATAATCATAGAAGGGGACACACTGAGGAAGGCGGAATTAGCGGGAATCCTGGCCGGCGCATCGGCCCGGGTTCTCAGGGATGTCCTGGATGAGCTCAAGGAGAAAAGGCTGAGGGATGAGAGTGAGGATAAAATTGAGGTCCTCTACGCGACGGACGCGCTCGGCGAGGATACCTTTGGAAGGAAGCGCTACGAGGCTTTCAGGAAGCACTTCGACCTTTTGGCAGGGGGTGCCGAGGTAAAGGCGGTTACCTTCAAGCACACCCGCGACATCCTCGGAAGGACGTACGACCTGCTCGTCCTTGATATGAGCTACGATTACTTCCCCAACGACCTTGGTAGGATTATCGAGACCGTCCGCGGCGGAGGACTCATCTTCATACTCGCCCACCCATTCGAGAAGTGGAAGAACATGTGGACGGGCTTCCACAAGAGCCTCGTCACGCCGCCCTACACGATAGACGACGTCAAGAAGCGCTTCAACAGGCGCCTCATCAGGAAGTTCACCGAGCATGAGGGCATCTACATCATCACCGAGAACGGAAAGCTCAGGAAGAAGCCAAAGAGGAACAAAACTCAGGCAAAGATCAGAGCGAGGAAGGGCGTTGAGATTCCCGAGGAGACTATCTTCCCGCGCGAGCTCTACGAGATGGCCCTCACCGAAGGGCAGGTTGAAGTCCTTAAGGCCTTTGAGGGTCTGGTTGAGGAGGAGGGCATGCTTGTCCTCACCGCTGACAGGGGCCGTGGAAAGAGCGTCTCCGTTGGAATAGCCGCGATCGGACTCGCAGTGGCGCTCAAGAAGAGAACCAGAATAGTCGTGACTGCCCCCGAGCCGGAGAACGTCCAGGCCCTCTTCCGCTTCGCCAAGAGGGCCTTAGAGAGGCTCGGGTTCAAGCCGCACGTCGTCGAGGAGAGGGGCCTCATCAAGGAGCTCTACGCGAGGAAGATCGGCCTCCGCTATTATCCCCCCGCTGAAGGCTACAAAAAGACCGCCGACCTGTACATCCTCGATGAGGCCGCCGGAATCCACGTCCCGATACTCCACAGGTACCTCAGCAAGCCGCGTGTGGTGTACTCCTCCACCATACACGGCTACGAGGGAGCGGGAAGGGGCTTCTCGGTCAAGTTCCTGAAGAGGGCCAGGGAGAAGCGCTCCTTTAAGGAGCTCCACATGGAGGAGCCGATACGCTACGCCGAGGGCGACCCCATTGAGAAGTGGCTCTTTGACGTCCTCCTGCTCGATGCCGAGCCAGTTGAGCTTACCGATGAGGACTACGAGCTCATAAAGAGCAAGGAGGTCTACTTCGAGGAGCCCGACCTCGACGACTGGTTCGAGAACGACAGGGAAGACCTCAGAAACTTCGTCGGCATCTACATTTTAGCGCACTACCGCAACAGGCCCAGCGACGTTGCCCTGCTCGCCGATGCGCCCCACCACAGGGCGAGGGTTCTCCGCCTCAAGAACGGCAAGATAGTTACGGCGATTCAGATAGCCGAGGAGGGCAACATACCCAAGAAGGTCATCGAGAAGATGGCGAAAGGCTACAAGCCGCGCGGCAACATAATCCCGGACATGATGGTCAAGCACCACATGGCGAAGGAGTTCGCGAAGCTGAGGGGATACAGGATAGTTAGAATTGCCACCCACCCGGACGCGATGGACATGGGACTTGGAAGCAAGGCGCTGGAGCTCCTTGAGAAGGAAGCGAGGGAGAAAGGCCTCGACTGGATAGGCTCGGGCTTCGGTGCGAGTGAAGAGCTTGCCCGCTTCTGGGTCCGGAACGGCTTCGCGGTGGTGCACCTCAGTCCAGCCCGCAACCCGGTCAGCGGTGAGTTCACCGCGATAGTCCTCAAGCCGATAAGCGAGAGGGCGAAGAAGATCATCAAGAAGGCCAACGACGAGTTCCGCATAAGGCTGACGGAGTGGCTGGGCGATACCCACAGGGAGCTTGAGCCCGGGATAGCGCGCTGGCTTTTCGAGACGCCCTTCGGTGAGGCCGTGGATTATCCGGTTTACCTCACTGACGTCCAGAAGAAGAGACTGGACGCCTTCACGGGCAAGGTTCTCACTTACGACACCGTGCTTGACTCTGTCAAGCCGATAGTGAAGCTCTACTTCCTGGACGGCTGGATGAAGCCCTACCTCGACGAACGCCAGATAAAGCTGCTGATCTACAGGGTCCTTCAGTCTCACAGCTGGGAGGAGACGGCGAAACTCATAGACAGGACTGAGACCTTCACGATGATAGAGGTGCGGGACATCATTAGAGGGCTCTGGTACTACTACAAACGGGTAATGAAATAAGATTTAACCAATCCTGACTAACTTTTTATACCCCAACGTCATACCGGGCATTAGCGGGTATTGATTTATTATAACATCGGTGACAGCTATGGCGGGTGGAAGTTGGGAAAAGATAGTTTCGATAACCAAGGGTGGCATGAAGAGCATAGGAATGATGAAAAAACGTATAGGTCGCGGAAAAAAGATAGCACTGCTTATAGATGGGCCAAACATCCTCAGGAAGGAGTTCGGGATAAAGCTGGAAGATATAGTTGAGGCTCTCGAGGGCATAGGAGACATCAGGGTGGCCAAGGTTGTCCTCAACCAGTACGCCCCCCAAGGACTCATAGAGGCTGTGTCCAACCAGGGCTTTGATGTTGCTGTTGTCTCCGGGGAGACGGGGGTAAAGCTGGCCGTGGAAGCTATGCGTGAGATTTACAATCCACACATAGACGTCATCGCGCTGGCCACACGCAACGCGGAGTTCCTCCCGGTCATACTAAAAGCTAAGGAAAAAGGAAAGGAGGCGGTGGTCATAGGGATAGAACCCGGGTTTTCGGTGGCCCTCAAGCATGCCGCCGATTACACCATAACGCTGGGGGAAGGCGGTGAGGGGCGATGAAAGAGACCCTCTTTAAGGTTCTTAGAAGGGGAGAGAAGGAGACCAAACCCCCGGAGGAGAAACCTCCCAAGCCCAAGATTAGGAAAGATATAGGCCTGATAATCGATGGGCCTAATATCCTCCGGAAGGAGTTCGGGATAAAGCTGGAGGACATCATGGAAGCCCTTGAAAAAGTTGGGAAAGTACGCATAGCCAAGGTTGTCCTCAACCAGTACGCCCCCCAAGGACTCATCGAAGCCGTAGTCAATCAGGGACTTGAACCGATAATCGTTGCTGGGGATACCGACGTCCGGGTGGCGATCGAGGCCATGGAGATGATTTACAGCTCCGACGTTGGGGTCATCGCACTGGCGACCCGTGACGCGGATTTCCTGCCGATAATAAACGAGGCAAAGAGTCAGGGAAAGGAAACCATAGTAATTGGGGCGGATCCAGGTTTTTCGGTGGCCCTTCAGAACGCGGCCGACTACGTTATAAAAATGACGAGCCGTGGAGATGCTGAGAGGAGTCCGAATGGTTTTTAAGTTTCTTCCCTAGATTGTTTGGTGGGGCATTTGATGGTTGAAATCGCTCTATTTGTACTTGGTTTTGTCCTTCTAATCTGGGGTAGCGACGTCTTCGTTGATGCTGCATCCCGTGTTGCGAAAGGCTTTGGTGTCAGCGAGTTCCTAATTGCCCTAATCCTTGCGAGTATAGCCACGACCCTTCCAGAGGTGACCGTGTCCGCTGTAGCGGCGTTTCACAAAAACAGTGGCATAGCCCTTGGAAACGCGGTGGGCAGTGCCCTCGCCAATATCTCCCTCATCCTCGGCGTTTCCTCCATCATCCGTCCCCTGGAGGTGGACACCGACGCATGGAAGAACGCCCTTTTTATGCTGGGGATAACCCTTTACTCGGCCATCCTCATGTACGATGGCACGATAAGCCGTCTCGACGGCCTCACGCTTGTACTCATCTACTTCGGTTTTCTGTACTTCCTCCACTCCAAGCACGTGCGGCTGGGGTACGGTGAGGTGGAGGGAGGAAACCCTCGCAGAGACCTACTGATAATGCTCGGCAGTGGGCTGGCGGTTGTTTTAGGGGCTAGGGTAGTCGTCAGCACAGCTGTGGAGCTTGCGAGGACGCTGGGCATCCCTGAGGTTGTCATAGGGTTGACCCTCGTTTCTGTGGGCACGTCCATGCCGGAACTTGCCAATTCTCTGACCGCCACACTGAAGAACCTTCCCAACATAAGCGTTGGGAACATAGTAGGTGCAAACATCCTGGATATCCTGATGGTGATTGGGATAGCGGCCTTGATACACCCGATACGGGTTGATCCGGGTATCTTCTCTTTCACCCTCCCGCTGACGCTCCTCGTCATGGGCCTACTGACAGGAATCCTGAGGTTAAGAAGTAGGGTCGACAGGATGACCGGTGCGGCCTTCCTCGCGGTGTATTCGTACTTCCTCTACGTTCAGTTCGGAGGCTGAGGCCGTACCGTCTGTTTTTAGATTTTCTTCTGCCCGGAGATTAAGCCGTGATTCCCACATCTGGGAAGCAAACCTTTATTTACCCTGTTATCACCATCTCTTTGAAAATGATAACTTGGTATTAACATCTTGGAGGTGAGCGGATGAGAAAACTCGCCGTGCTGATGATTCTGGCGCTGCTGATTGGGATGGCTGGATCTGTCAGTCCCGTTAAGGGCGCGGAAAGCAAAGAACTCACGATCTACACCTACGACAGCTTTGTGAGCTACGGTCTAGCAAACGCCACCATACCTGAGTTTGAAAAGGCTTATGGGGTTAAAGTCAATGTGATAACCGCGGGGGACGCTGGGGAGGTCCTGAACAAGCTGATCCTTGAAAAGGGCAATCCTCAAGCCGACGTCGTCATCGGGATAGACAACAGCCTCGCGGCCAAGGCCATCGATGCGGGCGTCCTTGAGGTTTACAGACCCCCCAACATCAACGTCGTTCCAAAGGAGCTGATAGACGCACTTGACCCCACCTATCACCTAATCCCCTATGACTACGGTGCCATCGCCATCGTCTACAAGAAGAATCAGGTGCAGAACCCTCCGGAGACTTTTGGGGACCTCCTTAACCCCAAGTGGAAGAAGAGTCTTATCCTGGAGGATCCCAGAACGAGCTCCACTGGGATGGCATTCCTTCTGTGGACCATCGCGGCCTACGGAGACCCCGGCTGGCTATACTACTGGGAGAAGCTAAAACCCCAGATATACCAGATAACCAAGGGCTGGGACGCTGGATGGGAGATGTGGGATAAAGGTGAGGCTCCCCTGTTCCTCAGCTACGCAACAGACCCTGCCTACGACGCCTACTATTACACCAACGGTACGGAACCAAACATAGGTGCGATTCTGCTCAACAACACCGCTTACATTCAGGTTGAGGGCATTGGTATAGTAAAGGGCTGCAAGCACCCGGATCTCGCAAAGAAGTTTGTGGAATTCGTCCTGAGTAAGGAGTTCCAGAGGGAGGTGCCCCTTCATAACTGGATGTTTCCGGCGAGTAAAGAAGTTGGGCTTCCTGGAGTCTATAAGTACGCCGCGAAGCCCAGGAAGATCCTCGATCCAAAGCCCGGGGAGATAAAGGCTAACTACAACAGGTGGTTGCAGGAGTGGACGGAGCTTATGGTTGAGGGCAAGAGTCCAGAGGAGA
This genomic interval from Thermococcus sp. contains the following:
- a CDS encoding S9 family peptidase, translated to MPKGLSIKDLGKFKLVGNIDAFGRRLVFQVTEISVEKDDYFSRLYLYDGRKVRPFTSGKKDGNPRFSPDGKLIAFTSKRDKGDEAELYVIPTDGGEARLLAKFKYGIKNLRFTEDGKGIAVVTPVDIEKKPKDDVHVIKEIPFWFNGVGWVYGKRSVVYLVDIETGRKRRLTPKNLDVSQVRFHKGRLYFIAQEDRERKPMVSDLYALEGRKAKRLTPGEWSVQDFIPLDDGTFILKANTRERGIPTNTHIYHYNPETGEMRKLTSELDRSAYNSLNCDVRGSQRAELVFRDGWVYYVATDGPRANLFRVNLEGRIERVISGNRSVESFAIGDYIAVTAQDAVTPTELYVLRDGKEKKVTDFNGWIKDYKLSKPEHFKVKASDGVEIDAWIMKPVDFEPGKKYPAVLEIHGGPKTAYGYSFMHEFHVLTAKGFVVIFSNPRGSDGYGEEFADIRGHYGERDYQDLMEVVDEAIKRFDFIDEERIGVTGGSYGGFMTNWIVGHTKRFKAAVTQRSISNWVSFFGTTDIGYYFAPDQIGDDPWSNTGGYWEKSPLKYAPNVETPLLIIHSMEDYRCWLPEALQFYTALKYLGKTVELAIFPGENHDLSRGGKPKHRIKRLELIAEWMERWLKV
- a CDS encoding tRNA(Met) cytidine acetyltransferase TmcA, whose protein sequence is MTVKVRFDKEVRDYAKSEKIKDQVLRLTETALAQALEKFHRRMIIIEGDTLRKAELAGILAGASARVLRDVLDELKEKRLRDESEDKIEVLYATDALGEDTFGRKRYEAFRKHFDLLAGGAEVKAVTFKHTRDILGRTYDLLVLDMSYDYFPNDLGRIIETVRGGGLIFILAHPFEKWKNMWTGFHKSLVTPPYTIDDVKKRFNRRLIRKFTEHEGIYIITENGKLRKKPKRNKTQAKIRARKGVEIPEETIFPRELYEMALTEGQVEVLKAFEGLVEEEGMLVLTADRGRGKSVSVGIAAIGLAVALKKRTRIVVTAPEPENVQALFRFAKRALERLGFKPHVVEERGLIKELYARKIGLRYYPPAEGYKKTADLYILDEAAGIHVPILHRYLSKPRVVYSSTIHGYEGAGRGFSVKFLKRAREKRSFKELHMEEPIRYAEGDPIEKWLFDVLLLDAEPVELTDEDYELIKSKEVYFEEPDLDDWFENDREDLRNFVGIYILAHYRNRPSDVALLADAPHHRARVLRLKNGKIVTAIQIAEEGNIPKKVIEKMAKGYKPRGNIIPDMMVKHHMAKEFAKLRGYRIVRIATHPDAMDMGLGSKALELLEKEAREKGLDWIGSGFGASEELARFWVRNGFAVVHLSPARNPVSGEFTAIVLKPISERAKKIIKKANDEFRIRLTEWLGDTHRELEPGIARWLFETPFGEAVDYPVYLTDVQKKRLDAFTGKVLTYDTVLDSVKPIVKLYFLDGWMKPYLDERQIKLLIYRVLQSHSWEETAKLIDRTETFTMIEVRDIIRGLWYYYKRVMK
- a CDS encoding TIGR00288 family NYN domain-containing protein, with translation MAGGSWEKIVSITKGGMKSIGMMKKRIGRGKKIALLIDGPNILRKEFGIKLEDIVEALEGIGDIRVAKVVLNQYAPQGLIEAVSNQGFDVAVVSGETGVKLAVEAMREIYNPHIDVIALATRNAEFLPVILKAKEKGKEAVVIGIEPGFSVALKHAADYTITLGEGGEGR
- a CDS encoding TIGR00288 family NYN domain-containing protein, with protein sequence MKETLFKVLRRGEKETKPPEEKPPKPKIRKDIGLIIDGPNILRKEFGIKLEDIMEALEKVGKVRIAKVVLNQYAPQGLIEAVVNQGLEPIIVAGDTDVRVAIEAMEMIYSSDVGVIALATRDADFLPIINEAKSQGKETIVIGADPGFSVALQNAADYVIKMTSRGDAERSPNGF
- a CDS encoding calcium/sodium antiporter, whose translation is MMVEIALFVLGFVLLIWGSDVFVDAASRVAKGFGVSEFLIALILASIATTLPEVTVSAVAAFHKNSGIALGNAVGSALANISLILGVSSIIRPLEVDTDAWKNALFMLGITLYSAILMYDGTISRLDGLTLVLIYFGFLYFLHSKHVRLGYGEVEGGNPRRDLLIMLGSGLAVVLGARVVVSTAVELARTLGIPEVVIGLTLVSVGTSMPELANSLTATLKNLPNISVGNIVGANILDILMVIGIAALIHPIRVDPGIFSFTLPLTLLVMGLLTGILRLRSRVDRMTGAAFLAVYSYFLYVQFGG
- a CDS encoding thiamine ABC transporter substrate-binding protein, with translation MRKLAVLMILALLIGMAGSVSPVKGAESKELTIYTYDSFVSYGLANATIPEFEKAYGVKVNVITAGDAGEVLNKLILEKGNPQADVVIGIDNSLAAKAIDAGVLEVYRPPNINVVPKELIDALDPTYHLIPYDYGAIAIVYKKNQVQNPPETFGDLLNPKWKKSLILEDPRTSSTGMAFLLWTIAAYGDPGWLYYWEKLKPQIYQITKGWDAGWEMWDKGEAPLFLSYATDPAYDAYYYTNGTEPNIGAILLNNTAYIQVEGIGIVKGCKHPDLAKKFVEFVLSKEFQREVPLHNWMFPASKEVGLPGVYKYAAKPRKILDPKPGEIKANYNRWLQEWTELMVEGKSPEEIIKEHETRTGSEKSICGPVAIVALAVIPLLLRKRR